The stretch of DNA CAGAAAGCTTGGATTCGAAGAGAACAGGCTTACAGGTCTGAGGCTTTCGGCGATGATTCATGATGTAGGAAAGATACAGGTGCCTGCGGAGATACTCAACACACCAAGAAAGCTGACCAATCTCGAGTTCGATTTGATCAAACTTCACCCGACAGCGGGACGTGAGCTTTTCAAAGATATCGAGTTCCCCTGGCCTGTGGCGGACGCAATCCATCAGCATCACGAGAGACTTGACGGAAGCGGATACCCGGAAGGGATCTCCGGGGATCAGATAATATTGGAGGCCAGAATAATCGCCGTTGCCGATGTGGTTGAGGCGATCTCCTCTCACAGGCCGTACAGAGCTTCGCTGGGCCTTCAGGCTGCACTCGATGAAGTTCGAGGCGGTAGGGGCAAGCTCTTTGATCCCGAAGTCGTGGATGCTTGTCTGGAAGTATTCGATGAGGGTTTCTCCTTCTCAGACTGATTCTTAATGAGTGGCGCGTTTTCGGTATCGTATCCCGTTATGTTAATATATGAGGGCTTGATGTTCTCTGAAGAAGATTCACCTGGAATAGGAAGCGCGTTTTCTTTGTAGGAGATGTAGATGGTCGATTTTTCAGTAGTTTTGAGGCTTATAAGAATACGTCATTGGCTAAAGAATCTCTTTGTCTTCGCTCCTCTGATTTTTTCGTCTAACCTTACTGACTTAACCTCTCTTCTGAGAGCCTTTCTGATCTTCATTGCCTTCTGTCTCATTTCGAGCAGTGTATACATTTTCAACGACATCCGGGATCGGGAAAGCGACAGTCATCACTCAAGAAAGAGAAATCGACCTGTGGCTTCTGGTGAGATCAGACTGAGAGATGCTTGGATAATTGCAGGCATTCTGGCGACACTTGCCGTCCTGGTCGCTCTCTTTCTTCCTAATCTGGCACTGGTTTTTCTGTTGTTGTATGTTCTCGAAAATCTCTTCTATACATTGAAAGGCAAAGACATGGTCTTGATAGACGCCTTCTGCATTTCTGCCGGTTTCGTGATAAGGGTAATGGCCGGGGCGTATGCGATTGAGACAAGCCCAACGGGTTGGATAGTCGTTACGACGTTTTTCCTCTCTCTCTTCCTAGGTTTCGGAAAGAGGAGAAACGAACTGCTTACCCTGAATGAAGAAAGCAACAACCATCGGAAAGTACTAACATTGTATGACCACAAATATCTTGACTATCTTATGATCGCAACCGCATCTATCTCGATAATCTCATACACACTTTACTGTCTCGATCCGCAGGTGATAGAGAAATTCAGCACAGATAAGCTGGTTTACACCGTGCCCTTTGTAACTTACGGAGTCTTCAGGTATCTTCTTCTCCTTTTCAGAAACGGCGAGGGAGATCCGACAGAAGTGGTGACAAGGGACAGAGGAATAGCGTTAACCGTCTTATTTTGGATTGTATCTGTAATGCTTTTGATTTACGTTCCCATATGGATGTAAAGAGGGAAGATAGATGAATTTGACCGAAGGTATAGTACTTTTAATAGCAATAGTATTCAATGCCGGGGCAAACATCCTGCTGAAGCACGGAATGCAGAACGCGCCCGACATCAACAGCGTTGGACTCAAAGGGATGCTAATCAATTCAATCACAAACATCAGCGTCTGGCTGGGGCTTTTCTCATTCGGGGTGGCCTTTATCTTCTACAGCGTAGTTCTTACGAGGATGAAACTGGGAGTGGCATATCCGATAATGACGAGTGCCGGATTTGCAATAGTGACCGTGGTCGCAGTATTCCTCTTTGATGAAA from Mesotoga infera encodes:
- a CDS encoding HD domain-containing protein; amino-acid sequence: RKLGFEENRLTGLRLSAMIHDVGKIQVPAEILNTPRKLTNLEFDLIKLHPTAGRELFKDIEFPWPVADAIHQHHERLDGSGYPEGISGDQIILEARIIAVADVVEAISSHRPYRASLGLQAALDEVRGGRGKLFDPEVVDACLEVFDEGFSFSD
- a CDS encoding decaprenyl-phosphate phosphoribosyltransferase, whose protein sequence is MVDFSVVLRLIRIRHWLKNLFVFAPLIFSSNLTDLTSLLRAFLIFIAFCLISSSVYIFNDIRDRESDSHHSRKRNRPVASGEIRLRDAWIIAGILATLAVLVALFLPNLALVFLLLYVLENLFYTLKGKDMVLIDAFCISAGFVIRVMAGAYAIETSPTGWIVVTTFFLSLFLGFGKRRNELLTLNEESNNHRKVLTLYDHKYLDYLMIATASISIISYTLYCLDPQVIEKFSTDKLVYTVPFVTYGVFRYLLLLFRNGEGDPTEVVTRDRGIALTVLFWIVSVMLLIYVPIWM
- a CDS encoding small multidrug resistance protein — encoded protein: MNLTEGIVLLIAIVFNAGANILLKHGMQNAPDINSVGLKGMLINSITNISVWLGLFSFGVAFIFYSVVLTRMKLGVAYPIMTSAGFAIVTVVAVFLFDERLSVMKIVGIAVIALGIWLVAMAK